Proteins from a single region of Dasypus novemcinctus isolate mDasNov1 chromosome 16, mDasNov1.1.hap2, whole genome shotgun sequence:
- the LOC101444931 gene encoding olfactory receptor 2AJ1-like yields MFLITLTGNSLLILLILVDPLLHTPMYFFLWQLSFIDILFTLAIVPKLLTDYLLHRTSISVAGCGTQIFLGLALGGTECILLGLMSYDRYVAICKPLHYPVLMNWLLCKQMVISSWTTGAFNALIHTVYTMRFPFCGAGEIHHFYCEIPGVLRLSCEDTMTYETGVLVSTTILLLIPFSIILASYTFILVTVIQMTSSEGRKKAFSTCSSHLTVVSLYYGAIIFMYMRPISSHTPGQDKVVSIFYTIITPMLNPMIYSLRNKDVMEAMGKVLWKYSLTPKI; encoded by the coding sequence ATGTTCCTCATAACACTGACTGGAAATAGTCTTTTGATTCTGCTGATCCTAGTAGACCCCCTCCTTCACActcctatgtattttttcctttggcagCTCTCTTTCATTGACATCCTGTTCACACTTGCCATTGTCCCCAAGTTGTTGACTGACTACCTTCTACACAGGACAAGTATCTCTGTTGCTGGGTGTGGGACCCAGATCTTCTTGGGATTGGCCCTGGGTGGAACTGAGTGTATCCTCTTGGGTCTCATGTCTTATGACCGATATGTGGCCATCTGCAAGCCTCTGCATTATCCTGTTCTCATGAACTGGCTTCTCTGCAAGCAGATGGTTATTTCATCATGGACCACTGGTGCTTTCAATGCCTTGATTCATACTGTATATACCATGAGATTCCCCTTCTGTGGAGCAGGAGAAATCCACCATTTCTATTGTGAAATTCCAGGGGTCTTGAGGCTCTCCTGTGAGGACACCATGACCTATGAGACTGGAGTGTTGGTCAGCACTACCATTCTGCTTCTTATCCCATTTTCTATTATTCTCGCCTCCTACACATTCATCTTGGTCACTGTCATCCAGATGACTtcttctgagggcaggaagaaagCCTTTTCTACATGCTCCTCTCATTTGACAGTGGTTAGCCTATATTATGGTGCCATCATTTTCATGTACATGAGACCAATCTCCTCCCATACTCCAGGCCAAGATAAAGTAGTATCTATCTTCTACACTATTATTACTCCTATGCTCAACCCTATGATCTATAGTCTTCGAAACAAAGACGTGATGGAAGCCATGGGAAAAGTCTTATGGAAATACTCATTAACtcctaaaatataa